The proteins below are encoded in one region of Brassica napus cultivar Da-Ae unplaced genomic scaffold, Da-Ae ScsIHWf_521;HRSCAF=783, whole genome shotgun sequence:
- the LOC106445426 gene encoding LOW QUALITY PROTEIN: U-box domain-containing protein 3-like (The sequence of the model RefSeq protein was modified relative to this genomic sequence to represent the inferred CDS: inserted 1 base in 1 codon), with protein sequence MDPVPVRCLLNSISRYLHLVACQTIRYKPIQTCIGNVVHLLKLLKPFLDDVVDCKVPPDDCLNSACEDLDSVVNQAREFLEDWSPKMSKLFGVFHSELLLEKVQTCSLEISRILVQLSQSSPVTSSVQGVEVNLLQRCMQEIECFKQERTLSEHMKDTVPLDTDDLDSIIHMXGLISNQDLLKESIAVEKARIRSQTSKSKEQIEQIDQLIDLVSCIREHMLKTEFLEVAKGVSIPPYFRCPLSTELMLDPVIVASGQTFDRTSIKKWLDNGLDVCPRTRQVLTHQELIPNYTVKAMIASWLEENSIKLPANCDGGGDASSMANNMGSNDFNRTESFRFSLRSSSFTSRSSLETGNGFEKVKINVPASLCGESQCKDLENFELSSSGQSYTHSRSESVCSVVSSVDYVPSVTNETQSIQENHQSCSEMSPKKQNSESSSNVNHEYSECSSHTMKLVQDLKDGSSKEKTAAAAEIRHLTINSVENRVHIGRCGAITPLLSLLYSEEELTQEHAVTALLNLSISEVNKAMIAEAGATEPLVHVLNTGNDRAKENSAATLFSLSVLQVNRERIGQSNAAIQALVNLLGKGTFRGKKDAASALFNLSITHENKARIVQAKAVKYLVELLDPDLEMVDKAVALLANLSAVGEGRQAIVREGGIPLLVETVDSGSQRGKENAASVLLQLCLNSPKFCTLVLQEGAIPPLVALSQSGTQRAKEKAQQLLSHFRNQRDARMKKGRS encoded by the exons ATGGATCCTGTGCCGGTTCGATGCCTCCTTAACAGCATTTCTCGTTACCTTCATCTGGTTGCATGCCAGACCATAAGATACAAGCCCATCCAAACATGTATTGGAAATGTAGTTCACTTGCTGAAGCTCTTGAAACCGTTTCTAGACGATGTTGTTGATTGCAAAGTACCTCCTGATGACTGCTTAAACAGCGCCTGCGAAGATCTGGATTCCGTAGTTAACCAGGCTAGAGAGTTCTTAGAGGACTGGTCTCCAAAGATGAGCAAGCTCTTTGGT GTGTTTCACTCCGAGCTTTTGTTGGAGAAGGTCCAGACTTGTTCGTTGGAGATTAGTCGCATACTTGTGCAGCTATCACAGTCAAGTCCTGTAACTTCAAGTGTACAAGGTGTTGAGGTAAACTTACTTCAGCGGTGTATGCAGGAGATTGAATGTTTTAAGCAAGAGAGGACACTGTCTGAACACATGAAGGATACTGTGCCTTTGGATACTGATGATCTTGACAGCATTATTCACA ATGGATTGATATCAAACCAAGATCTCTTGAAGGAAAGCATTGCTGTGGAGAAGGCGAGGATAAGATCTCAGACAAGCAAGTCCAAAGAACAGATTGAACAAATCGACCAACTGATAGATCTCGTCTCTTGCATCCGTGAACACATGCTCAAAACCGAGTTTCTTGAAGTGGCTAAAGGTGTGTCAATACCTCCCTACTTCCGGTGTCCTTTGTCAACAGAACTCATGCTGGATCCGGTTATAGTAGCTTCAGGACAGACATTTGACAGAACATCCATCAAGAAATGGCTTGATAACGGGTTAGATGTTTGTCCTAGGACGAGGCAGGTGCTGACTCATCAAGAACTCATTCCCAACTACACAGTTAAGGCTATGATAGCGAGTTGGTTGGAGGAAAACAGTATCAAGCTTCCTGCTAACTgtgatggtggtggtgatgcTTCATCCATGGCTAACAACATGGGTTCTAATGACTTCAACCGGACCGAGAGTTTCCGTTTTTCTTTGAGGAGCAGCAGTTTTACCTCGAGATCGTCTCTTGAAACTGGAAATGGGTTTGAGAAAGTGAAGATCAACGTTCCTGCTAGTTTATGCGGTGAATCTCAGTGCAAGGATCTTGAGAACTTCGAACTTTCTTCTTCAGGGCAGTCTTATACTCACAGCAGGAGTGAATCAGTTTGCAGTGTTGTCTCTTCTGTTGATTATGTCCCTTCAGTGACAAATGAGACACAAAGTATTCAAGAGAATCACCAAAGCTGCAGTGAGATGTCTCCTAAGAAACAAAACTCAGAAAGTTCAAGCAACGTTAATCATGAGTATAGTGAGTGCTCTTCACATACTATGAAACTGGTACAAGATCTTAAAGATGGATCTAGCAAAGAGAAGACTGCTGCTGCAGCTGAGATACGTCATCTCACCATTAACAGCGTTGAAAACCGAGTTCACATTGGGCGTTGCGGTGCCATCACTCCACTGCTGTCACTTCTATACTCGGAAGAAGAGCTAACTCAAGAACATGCAGTCACTGCTCTTCTTAATCTTTCGATTAGTGAAGTAAACAAAGCCATGATTGCAGAAGCCGGAGCTACAGAGCCGCTTGTTCATGTTTTGAACACAGGTAATGACAGAGCGAAAGAGAACTCAGCAGCAACGTTGTTCAGTCTATCTGTTCTGCAAGTCAACAGGGAGAGAATAGGACAGTCTAACGCAGCGATACAGGCTCTGGTGAATCTTCTTGGAAAGGGAACGTTCAGAGGGAAGAAAGATGCTGCGTCTGCTTTGTTCAATCTCTCGATAACTCATGAGAACAAGGCTCGTATTGTGCAAGCCAAGGCGGTGAAGTATCTTGTGGAGCTGTTGGACCCGGATCTAGAGATGGTTGATAAAGCAGTTGCTCTTCTTGCGAATCTTTCTGCAGTTGGAGAAGGGCGTCAAGCGATTGTGAGGGAAGGTGGGATACCGTTACTTGTTGAGACGGTTGATTCAGGGTCTCAGAGAGGGAAAGAGAATGCAGCTTCTGTGCTGCTTCAGTTGTGTCTGAACAGTCCCAAGTTTTGCACTTTGGTGTTGCAAGAAGGCGCTATACCTCCACTTGTAGCCTTGTCTCAGTCTGGTACACAGAGAGCAAAAGAGAAG GCACAGCAACTCCTCAGCCACTTCCGGAACCAGCGAGATGCAAGGATGAAGAAAGGTAGATCATGA